The Vibrio ishigakensis genome has a window encoding:
- a CDS encoding tetratricopeptide repeat protein has product MDATTEIVYTIGAIAGFVALFFTIGRFFAYRAERLKRSEIETEQRLKKAAAERVRLHNEKLALASEGLVSAQLELARESEKSNPKEALFWYERAAEQDDMEGIKGFVRVCESSDEEIVAQDKYRYWKNALEAAKGDEQAEFEQGLALFEGYGIRSNMDRGLELIEHAASKRCVRAQMFLAEWYKSPENPFSNKETAKMWMDRADGNIEDESK; this is encoded by the coding sequence ATGGATGCAACAACTGAAATTGTATATACGATTGGTGCTATTGCCGGTTTCGTGGCACTGTTTTTCACCATAGGTAGATTCTTTGCCTACAGGGCAGAGCGTCTAAAGCGTAGTGAAATCGAAACAGAGCAGAGGCTAAAAAAGGCGGCTGCAGAACGCGTACGTCTCCACAATGAAAAGCTAGCTCTAGCCAGTGAAGGATTAGTATCTGCCCAACTTGAACTCGCGAGAGAAAGTGAGAAATCCAATCCCAAAGAAGCCCTTTTCTGGTATGAACGTGCTGCCGAACAAGATGACATGGAAGGTATTAAAGGTTTTGTTCGAGTCTGTGAAAGCTCCGACGAAGAGATAGTGGCGCAAGATAAATACCGTTATTGGAAAAACGCACTAGAAGCTGCAAAAGGTGATGAACAAGCCGAGTTTGAACAGGGCTTGGCACTGTTTGAAGGCTATGGCATCCGAAGCAATATGGACAGAGGTTTAGAGCTTATCGAACATGCTGCTTCGAAGCGCTGTGTTCGTGCTCAGATGTTTTTAGCTGAATGGTACAAGTCGCCAGAAAACCCATTTTCTAATAAAGAAACTGCCAAAATGTGGATGGATAGAGCGGATGGCAATATAGAGGATGAGTCCAAATAG
- a CDS encoding YjbF family lipoprotein has product MSACTQKFKDLGATVDNAVFGEKDIQLSEQELRASPYASLYARVDDGRQIHMVLAFAETDPLTGKQLLKWMSADRAMIVTLEGRIVKTLALPDANLAGLTLDSDRASYDWQPGYRYGYTAAISRERIASELVETPLQDFKTEHYIETVKFAQLDESIENHYWINKKGRVIKTVQYLGPDMHKIELLLIKDFG; this is encoded by the coding sequence GTGTCTGCTTGTACCCAAAAGTTTAAAGACCTCGGGGCAACGGTAGACAATGCGGTATTCGGAGAGAAAGATATACAGCTTTCAGAGCAAGAATTGCGAGCCTCTCCCTATGCTAGCCTCTATGCTCGTGTGGATGACGGACGCCAGATCCACATGGTGCTGGCATTTGCTGAAACCGACCCATTAACGGGAAAACAGCTGTTGAAATGGATGTCGGCAGACAGAGCCATGATCGTTACCCTCGAAGGTCGTATCGTTAAGACCCTTGCCCTTCCAGATGCCAATTTAGCAGGCCTAACGCTTGATTCCGATAGAGCCAGTTATGATTGGCAACCTGGCTATCGCTACGGCTACACCGCAGCAATCTCTAGAGAGAGGATTGCTAGTGAGCTAGTTGAAACGCCATTGCAGGACTTCAAGACAGAGCACTACATAGAGACTGTTAAGTTCGCGCAATTGGACGAGAGCATAGAGAATCACTATTGGATTAACAAGAAGGGGCGGGTGATAAAAACCGTTCAATATCTAGGTCCGGATATGCACAAGATAGAACTTCTGCTGATAAAGGATTTTGGATAG
- a CDS encoding capsule biosynthesis GfcC family protein, giving the protein MGRFLSWMISLFVSTHLFAVELVVELPLQNKALQYTEKTRLSQILIDVHGVVPERYSLGLFLADPSKQAEVEELFQEIESELVQRKNKPNYTALNQASQTILEQLTGFQFKSRILLNLDYDWARVRPMSDPMLTYLGQSKFEVYAFPRTEHITLIGAVDRPGKLTFEPHFQLTDYLDEHGIVLLDGANKTEAFAIQPDGKVVEMGFGWWNSKETYLAPGAIVFVGLSSLWNENEELNRQIAELLVHKVGL; this is encoded by the coding sequence ATGGGACGATTTTTATCATGGATGATAAGCCTATTTGTTAGCACTCATCTCTTCGCAGTAGAGTTAGTCGTAGAACTCCCATTGCAGAATAAGGCTCTGCAGTACACGGAAAAGACTAGGCTCAGCCAAATTCTGATAGATGTCCATGGTGTGGTGCCTGAGCGATACTCCTTAGGCTTGTTTCTAGCTGATCCAAGTAAGCAAGCAGAGGTAGAAGAGCTATTTCAAGAGATAGAATCGGAGCTTGTTCAACGAAAGAATAAACCTAACTACACAGCGCTTAATCAAGCCTCGCAGACGATTCTTGAGCAACTGACTGGCTTTCAATTCAAAAGCCGGATACTGCTCAACCTGGATTATGACTGGGCAAGAGTGCGTCCGATGAGCGACCCTATGCTCACCTATCTAGGTCAGTCTAAGTTTGAGGTGTACGCATTCCCGCGGACTGAGCACATCACCTTAATAGGCGCTGTTGATAGACCGGGAAAGTTGACCTTTGAACCCCATTTTCAACTCACTGACTATCTAGACGAGCATGGAATTGTTCTTCTTGATGGCGCAAATAAAACCGAGGCCTTTGCTATTCAACCCGATGGAAAAGTCGTTGAAATGGGGTTTGGATGGTGGAATAGCAAAGAAACGTACCTTGCTCCCGGAGCGATTGTTTTTGTCGGTCTAAGTAGCCTTTGGAATGAAAATGAAGAACTGAATCGGCAAATTGCTGAGTTACTCGTACACAAGGTGGGTCTATGA
- a CDS encoding YjbH domain-containing protein gives MKRTAFIAVCLAPMTISADEFYSAKLEPSQSDFGGVGLMQMPTGRMAREGQFSFNGTWNNEYHWYSISLQVMPWLEASIRYTLVQDLLYSGDLDFSGDNELADKGIDFKVRLLKESRYIPEVSLGFRDFGGTGLFDGEFLAATKRFGPLDATVGIGWGYLGQSGNISNPMCSIADRFCSRPQGFSGNGGQFDADRWFTGPASIYAGIEYQTPFQPLSIKVEYDTNDYSQDAPVVRGRADMTQHIPVNFGLVYKHQDWAHLRMSYERGDTFTAGLTLTTNFNDLYATWLDEPEPELRPNGSNKTTDYSRLAQDLYDVAGYKVSHIELEQDTLVVVAEQSKYRDRTKARSRASTVIANHTPESIKSYHIIETKESLAVTQAEIDRQSYLAYKTQQSLDADFSQGEKSYPVLRRKGLSEYEEFDRFDYAFSPQLVQSFGSAESFYLYSIGVNAEASFWLTRNLQASGSLYLNLIDNYDKFNYIAPPDGTDVPRVRTLFRAYVDESALRMNNLQLTWFEDFGDNWFFQGYGGYLETMFAGVGAEVLYRPVNASWAIGADFNFIAQRDPESWFGVFEDSRQFSEADQRYYNVVDKGTTGFLTAYYMPQWSWLDDTLLKVGAGEFLAGDIGARIDFSKQFDSGVIAGVFASITDLTPEEYGEGSFTKGFYISVPFDVMTVKPSGNRASFSWQPITRDGGQMLKRKYQLFDVTDARSSWYQRPAQRNTP, from the coding sequence ATGAAAAGGACCGCCTTTATAGCTGTATGTCTAGCTCCAATGACTATTAGTGCTGATGAGTTTTATTCTGCAAAGCTTGAACCCTCCCAGTCGGATTTTGGTGGTGTGGGATTAATGCAGATGCCCACAGGGCGAATGGCAAGAGAGGGGCAGTTTAGCTTTAATGGTACCTGGAACAACGAATACCATTGGTACAGCATTAGTTTGCAAGTGATGCCTTGGTTGGAGGCGAGTATTCGCTACACCTTGGTTCAAGACCTGCTATACAGTGGTGACCTAGATTTTAGTGGCGACAATGAGTTGGCAGATAAAGGTATCGACTTTAAGGTGCGGCTGTTAAAGGAGAGTCGGTACATTCCTGAGGTTTCTCTAGGCTTTCGGGATTTTGGTGGTACCGGTTTATTTGATGGAGAATTTCTAGCCGCGACTAAACGCTTTGGTCCACTCGATGCCACTGTAGGTATAGGGTGGGGCTATCTGGGACAGAGCGGAAATATCTCCAACCCTATGTGTTCCATCGCCGACAGGTTCTGTTCTAGACCACAAGGTTTCAGCGGCAACGGTGGGCAGTTCGATGCAGATAGATGGTTTACTGGCCCTGCTTCTATCTACGCTGGGATCGAGTACCAAACGCCGTTTCAGCCCCTTTCAATCAAAGTAGAATACGATACTAACGATTACTCGCAAGATGCCCCTGTAGTTCGCGGTAGGGCGGATATGACTCAACATATTCCCGTCAACTTTGGCCTTGTTTATAAACACCAAGATTGGGCTCATCTTCGAATGAGCTACGAACGTGGGGATACTTTCACTGCGGGTCTAACTCTAACCACTAATTTCAATGACCTTTACGCTACTTGGCTCGATGAGCCTGAACCAGAGTTGCGTCCTAATGGTTCGAATAAAACAACCGACTATTCGAGGCTAGCTCAGGACCTTTACGATGTGGCGGGATACAAGGTCTCCCACATAGAATTGGAACAAGATACGCTGGTGGTCGTGGCTGAACAAAGCAAGTATCGCGACCGCACAAAAGCAAGGTCTCGCGCCTCTACGGTTATCGCCAATCACACGCCTGAAAGTATTAAGTCTTATCACATCATAGAAACCAAAGAGTCTCTAGCAGTGACTCAAGCAGAGATAGACCGTCAGTCTTATCTTGCCTACAAAACCCAGCAGAGCCTAGATGCGGATTTCTCTCAAGGAGAAAAGTCCTACCCAGTTTTAAGGCGAAAAGGTTTGTCAGAGTATGAGGAGTTTGACCGCTTTGATTATGCCTTTTCACCGCAATTGGTACAGTCGTTTGGCTCGGCGGAGAGTTTTTATCTGTACAGTATTGGTGTGAATGCGGAGGCAAGCTTTTGGCTAACCCGCAACCTACAAGCTAGCGGTTCTTTGTATCTCAACCTCATCGATAATTACGACAAGTTCAATTACATAGCACCGCCAGATGGCACCGATGTGCCAAGGGTGCGGACCCTATTTAGGGCTTATGTTGATGAAAGCGCCCTTCGCATGAATAACCTGCAATTGACCTGGTTCGAGGACTTTGGCGACAACTGGTTCTTCCAAGGCTACGGTGGGTATCTCGAGACCATGTTCGCTGGTGTAGGTGCAGAGGTGCTTTATCGCCCGGTTAATGCCAGCTGGGCAATCGGTGCAGATTTTAACTTTATTGCTCAACGTGACCCAGAGTCTTGGTTTGGTGTATTTGAAGATTCAAGGCAGTTTAGCGAGGCTGATCAGCGTTATTACAACGTGGTTGATAAAGGCACTACTGGTTTCTTAACCGCTTACTACATGCCACAGTGGTCATGGCTAGATGATACTTTGCTTAAAGTAGGTGCTGGTGAGTTCTTAGCTGGAGATATCGGTGCTCGTATCGATTTCTCTAAACAGTTTGATAGCGGGGTGATTGCAGGAGTGTTTGCCAGTATTACCGATCTAACCCCTGAAGAATACGGAGAAGGAAGCTTCACTAAGGGCTTTTATATCTCGGTACCCTTTGATGTGATGACGGTGAAACCAAGTGGCAATCGAGCTTCATTTAGCTGGCAACCTATTACCCGTGATGGCGGGCAGATGCTCAAGCGCAAGTATCAACTGTTCGACGTGACGGATGCGCGAAGTTCTTGGTATCAAAGACCTGCACAAAGAAATACCCCTTAG
- a CDS encoding YjbH domain-containing protein, with product MRTPVSRALSLSLVTAFSYPAMAKVDILPSQQGFSGLIFTPNAQTLETGRGSAQFGQGVPYRGAIAELDHWYVNAGVFPHLEVGGRIVTDTYDCNGYFESGCGIRDLSATTKFQLPYLEEWTGFNLAFGAQDIGGAASNFDAYFVVADTEIDAFNLRLSGGYGKSDLSLGVLDGPFAGAEWQPFDFVQLTGEYDAQEFNAAVRLITPQDMLPYGAQLAAQYQLYSGHENQDQTLWGVSASVPFFGDTFTRKKYSDIKPNAQTQLETELAKAEASSLTQLIGQLEKEGFVNIRVGSNLDTLVIALESKRYQHNPMDGAGVALGIISANSGEDLFSELPRGSNSAQKIELVLLQNKIPMLAINTELNCYRDFLKTGAECSQVEFSNEGLNAKLEQTNWRYETVNDGFGYSELIFSPVMNYAVATEYGFFDYSIGLGTNLYTPLWKGAAIDIRHILPIANSDDYDDGYYAPDALENEIDRALVHQAFRLPADLMTQFSLGLVRSDYYGGQNETQWYSQSGMHNLGFEVGYFDADNSTEDAKTPMLAHYRLSVAQWNWQMQVQGGEFWGGDQGVKATSSHWLGDTRLDATYLNSEREQFVTLNVSIPLTFWRGMNPEYLTVRGVSEWNFGVQTRVGDTRNELNTGLGQTANNYHNLDRQYFDRARLNPNYFDSNPIRLRNAYMRYLDEVVYEN from the coding sequence ATGCGCACACCTGTTTCACGAGCCCTCTCACTCTCGCTCGTCACCGCTTTCAGTTACCCAGCTATGGCAAAGGTCGATATATTGCCATCACAACAAGGCTTCAGTGGTCTAATCTTCACACCCAATGCGCAAACCCTAGAAACGGGCCGAGGCAGTGCTCAATTTGGCCAGGGCGTTCCCTACCGTGGAGCTATTGCCGAGCTTGACCATTGGTACGTAAATGCTGGGGTGTTCCCACACCTTGAAGTAGGTGGTCGTATCGTTACTGATACCTACGACTGTAATGGCTATTTCGAGTCCGGCTGTGGCATCCGCGACCTGTCAGCCACCACCAAATTCCAGCTTCCCTATCTCGAGGAGTGGACCGGATTCAACCTAGCATTCGGTGCCCAGGATATAGGCGGAGCGGCCAGCAACTTCGATGCCTACTTCGTGGTAGCCGATACCGAGATCGATGCGTTTAATCTTCGCTTGAGCGGCGGTTACGGTAAGTCTGACTTGAGCCTAGGTGTACTCGATGGTCCTTTTGCTGGTGCAGAGTGGCAACCCTTTGATTTTGTTCAGCTAACGGGTGAGTACGACGCCCAAGAATTCAATGCCGCTGTTCGTCTAATAACGCCTCAGGATATGCTGCCATACGGTGCTCAACTAGCGGCTCAGTATCAACTCTATTCTGGTCATGAGAATCAAGACCAAACCCTATGGGGTGTAAGTGCTTCAGTTCCTTTCTTTGGAGATACCTTCACCCGTAAAAAATACTCAGACATCAAGCCAAACGCCCAAACTCAACTTGAAACTGAGCTCGCCAAAGCTGAAGCAAGTAGCCTTACTCAGCTTATTGGTCAGCTAGAAAAAGAGGGCTTTGTAAACATTCGAGTTGGTTCTAATCTAGACACCTTGGTTATTGCCCTCGAAAGTAAGCGCTACCAGCACAACCCTATGGATGGTGCAGGCGTGGCTCTAGGTATTATCTCTGCAAATTCTGGCGAAGACTTGTTCTCTGAATTGCCTCGAGGCTCTAACAGTGCCCAGAAGATTGAGTTGGTTCTTTTGCAGAACAAGATCCCTATGCTCGCCATCAATACCGAGCTTAACTGCTATCGAGATTTCCTAAAAACCGGTGCTGAATGTAGCCAAGTTGAATTCTCAAACGAAGGGCTGAATGCCAAACTAGAGCAAACAAACTGGCGCTATGAAACCGTTAACGATGGCTTTGGCTACAGCGAGCTTATTTTCTCTCCAGTGATGAACTACGCGGTTGCCACAGAGTATGGTTTCTTCGACTATTCAATAGGTCTTGGAACTAACCTGTATACGCCACTATGGAAAGGTGCCGCAATCGATATTCGCCACATACTGCCTATCGCAAATAGTGACGATTATGATGATGGCTACTACGCACCAGACGCGCTAGAGAACGAGATAGACCGAGCGCTTGTGCATCAGGCCTTTCGCCTGCCAGCAGACCTAATGACTCAATTCAGCCTTGGTTTGGTGCGCAGTGACTACTACGGCGGTCAAAACGAGACCCAGTGGTACAGCCAATCAGGTATGCACAACCTTGGCTTTGAGGTTGGCTATTTTGATGCAGATAACAGCACTGAGGATGCAAAAACCCCTATGCTTGCCCATTATCGACTGTCAGTGGCACAGTGGAACTGGCAAATGCAGGTTCAAGGTGGTGAGTTCTGGGGTGGAGATCAGGGCGTTAAGGCAACCTCTAGCCACTGGCTTGGTGATACTCGATTAGATGCGACCTATCTAAACAGCGAGCGCGAGCAATTCGTTACCCTGAATGTCTCTATCCCACTGACCTTCTGGCGCGGTATGAATCCAGAGTACCTGACGGTTCGTGGTGTCAGCGAGTGGAACTTCGGTGTTCAGACGCGCGTTGGTGATACTCGAAACGAGCTCAACACTGGTCTTGGTCAAACAGCGAATAACTACCACAACCTAGACAGACAATACTTCGATAGAGCTAGGCTCAACCCGAACTACTTCGACAGCAATCCAATTCGTCTGCGTAATGCTTATATGCGCTATCTAGACGAGGTGGTTTACGAAAACTAA
- a CDS encoding outer membrane beta-barrel protein: MKKITLAVPLMLAISSTAFAAETDSTFSPHYYGGLKFGSANFGSLGSAVTDVTGVDDSDFSWGAFVGMQALPWLAVELGYHDLGEADLKDVSGSYDAQVINLTAKASYEIVEKLSIFGKAGTQWFDWNANGSGVYESENGWTPHLGAGLEYQFHKNWSGALEYTWYNDIGGPDIDYFGISVAYHWH; encoded by the coding sequence ATGAAAAAAATAACCTTAGCTGTTCCATTAATGTTGGCCATCTCATCAACAGCATTCGCTGCTGAAACTGACAGTACCTTCTCTCCACATTACTACGGTGGTCTGAAATTTGGTTCAGCTAACTTTGGAAGTCTCGGCTCTGCAGTAACTGACGTCACTGGCGTTGACGACTCTGACTTCTCTTGGGGTGCATTTGTAGGCATGCAAGCTCTACCGTGGCTAGCGGTGGAATTGGGCTATCATGATCTTGGTGAAGCAGACCTAAAAGACGTTTCTGGTAGTTACGACGCTCAAGTTATCAACCTAACCGCAAAAGCCTCTTATGAGATTGTTGAGAAACTGTCTATCTTTGGTAAGGCAGGGACACAATGGTTCGACTGGAATGCAAATGGCTCTGGTGTTTATGAGAGCGAAAACGGTTGGACCCCGCACCTTGGTGCCGGCTTAGAGTATCAGTTCCACAAGAATTGGTCAGGCGCTCTTGAGTACACTTGGTACAACGACATCGGTGGACCTGATATCGATTATTTCGGGATTTCAGTGGCCTATCACTGGCACTAA